Genomic window (Candidatus Vicinibacter proximus):
ATTGTCAAGGTTCAGGAACCACCTCCGCTATATTATCAGGACTTAATCATGTTGCTGCAAATGACGAACCAGGTGATGTAGTAAATTTAAGTCTTGGAGGATACTGGGGTGCAAATTGTGATGCAAATTCTTCCTATTCTGCTGCTTTAAAAAATATGAGTGCTGCGGGTACCCGTATTGCAATAGCTTCAGGAAATTCTGCTGCAAATGCCGCTTTGTACACCCCAGCTTGTGCAAATGCCACAAATATTCATACCACTGCATCTATGACTTGTGCAAAAGCCTGGTCTTCATTTTCTAACTATGGCGTACCTCCGGTGGATTGGATTGCAACCGGCTCCAGTGTATATTCTACTTACAAGGATGGCACTTATGCTACCTTAAGTGGGACTTCCATGGCAGCACCACATGTTGCAGGAATTATGCACAACATACAGGCTAGTCCTAACCAAAATGGAACGGTAACTTACAACAACATAGACTATAAAATTGCCGTGAGGTGATTTTAAAATTATAACCTTACCTGAATTAAGCTCCGGTCCTTGGTCGGGGCTTTTTTCTTTTTATAATCTGAATATCGCAAAACTGGTTATTTCGAGCCTACCGGCTTAAAATTTACGATAGTTTTATGGGTGCCCCTTTTAATCAACTTAATCATGAAAATATTAATGATCAGGCCGCATTTAAAATGCTATAGTCCTATTGCATCGCAGTTTAAAACTGCGACAACCAAAAGCGGTTATTTCGAGCCTCCCGGCTTGAAATTTTCGAAAGTTTTTATAGGCACTACTTTTAATCAAAGGGGTAATGAAAATATCGATTAAGCAGTTCGCATTTAATATCCTAACGTCGTATCGCATTGCATTTTAAATCTGTGACGAACTGAGACCAAACAAAAAAAAGGGAAGACCATATAGGCCTTCCCTTTTTCTAATTTTTAATAATAAAAAATACTATTGAACGCTTCCGGTTCCGTCTTTAAAATTAAGTGTAATCGTATGACTTCCCGCAGCTACATTAACTCTTGCCTGATCATTTCCGGTGCCTCGGAACTCAATCTTTCCGTTCAGTACCATCAGCTCTGCTTGCCACCAATCGCATTTCAAGGTAGGCGAAGCAACATGAATACGTAAATCTCCTGCACTCAATGCTTTGGTAATGGTCACATCTGTTCCGGAAGTAAATTTATTTTCCGGTTTTGCAGCATCGTATCCACCAACGCAATCACCAATCAGGTAAACTGCAGCGTCGATAACTTCAATGGTTTCATCTTTAAGGTTCACTACCACAAGGTAATTTCCTGGTGCAGTTGGAGCAGAAACGTTGTCAGTTCCTTTACCGTAAACACCATTTGTTGCGGTTCCTTTAACGCCAAAGTCTCCTTTCCACTCTCTGCCTGGTGCAAACTTGAATCCACCGGTTCCTTCCATTCTTACAATTTTCCAGAATAATTCTGGATGGCTGTGCACCGGAACCATAGGAAGGTCAATGGTTGCCCAATCCCATCCACCAACTGCATCACCGATCATGTATAGTTTTTCAGGATATTCAGCAAGAGGAGGTCCGTCACCGGTTTTGGTTTGCGTTGCTGTAAAACCTTTACCCACTTCATAAGTTAAAGTGAATTTGTATAAGCCGTAAACAGTATTTGCAATATTTGCACCACCTGCGGTAAGTGCAGCAACCGTTCCACCCAGATTTGAATTTGCCTTAATCCCTTTCTTACCGCCACCAAGATCAAACTCAGTATCGATATTGATTTTCCATCCATTTGAATAACGGAATTTCCAGTCATTTTTTAACATGAGCACATCAGTTGCCTCAAATTCCATTTTAGTCAAATTGAAAGTAGTATTCATTGGTGTATTGGTACTCCATCCACCTGGTGTTGCGCCGCCTATCAAACCATATTTTACTCTGGCGATGGCTACTTTATTTACACCTAAATCCACAATAACATGATATAAACCATCTTCCGGAACAGTAAATGGGGTAGTAGATTCTACCAAATTACCTTTCCAAAGTCCATCTTTTGGTTCATCCACATCCAATGCAGCAGTTTCTACAATTTTGAAATCTGCACCCGGTCCATAGGTTTTACGTGTAGTTCCGGAGACACTAACGATGTTGAAACCATCAGCACCTGCTTTAACTGGAATATATAACTCCAACAAATTGGTTCTGTCTTCTTGCAGAACTTCATTTTTAGTAACTTTAAATAAAGCTTTGGTACTGAAATCCGCAAATCCGGTACCTGCACCTTTTACATAAAGCCCATCTTCTACTACTGTTCCACCACCGCCGGTATCGTCGTCATCTGAGCATCCGGTCATCCAGAAGCTCAAAGAAGCGACCATCGTCAACAGAAGGTACTTAGAGCAAAAGTTTAAAAAATTTTCCTTAGACATTTTTAAAGATTTATAGTTAATGAATAAAATTTTACAAACCTAAATTTGGATTGGCATCAATGGCCCATTGAGGAATTGGAAATAAATTCCTTTCCGGAGCACTTGCCGGTTTTGCCCACCAGGCATTATTGAATTTCTTAAAACGAATGAGATCTTGTCTTCTGTGCCCCTCAGCAAACATTTCCCTCCCTCTCTCAGCAAGGATCATGTCTAAAGTAGTACCTGTCCATGCAGATACACCGGCTCTTTGGCGAACCTGATTGACTAGATTGTCTCCATTTTTTCCTTGTCTGATTTTTGCTTCTGCGCCCATTAAAAGGATGTCTGCATATCTAAAAAGCGGAAAGTCGTTGTCCAGATTTTCATCTGTACCTGCTGCAATTTCAAATTTACCTATTCTGGCACCGGACATTCTGATTTGTTCGAATGTATAAGAACCATCCATGATCAATGCGGGAATTTTAGGATTGATGACCAAAGGTTTTCCAGCTGTTTCATCAAACAATGGCTGACCTGTAGAAGTAAATTGTGGTCCAACAATAAATCCTTGTTTTCTAAGGTCGTCATTCGTAAAAGTATTGTAATGATCTTCCACTGCAGCACATCCGTTCCATGGTCCAACCAACATGTCAAAGGTTTGATTCATCAAGTAATGAAGTGTCCTCATATGCAAACGGAATCCTTTCAAACTTTTTGAATCGAATGGAATGGTGAATATGTTTTCAATGGAATTTTCATTATTTTTTACAAATGGAAGCAAGGGTTTAGCTTCCAGATTATAGATTCCTAATTGTATGATACTGTCACAATATGATTCAGCCTCTGCCCATTTTTGAGTGCCAGTATAAATTTCCGCATTCAAATAAAGTTTAGCCATAATGGCATAAGCAAGTCCTTTGGAAACTGCAAATTTTTTAGTGTTCACTTGGAGATAAGGAAGGCTTTCCTTTAAATCTTTGATCAGGAAATCAAAAATTTCAGCTCGTTTATTTTTCTTTGGTTGTGGATCGGCCGTAAAAAATGAGGTAACCAAAGGTACATCCCCATAATTGTCCATCAACAAATACAAATAAAAAGCCCTCAGGGTTTTCAATTTTGCAATGTTTACTTTCGCTGCTTCAGCAGCCTGAAACGGGATGAGTTCATCAATGGCTTTATTTGCTTCAAACACGCCATCATACATCTGTGACCACATAGAATTTACAGCATCCACATTGTTATTCCATTCATGGGTATGCAAGACTCTCCATTTACCTCCATCTTCCCAATCTGTAAGCCTCACGGGAAATACAATTTCATCACTGGTCACCTCTTGTGCCCAAAACCACCATCCCGCATCATCTATGAGGTCCGCAAGTTCCTTATAGGTTGGAATAATATTTAATGCAGCCTGCTCTTCGTTTTCAGGAAACTCGCTTTCCGGAATTTTGTCAAATATCTTTTCATCCAGTTTGGTACAGGAAAGTGAGAATATTAAAGCAGAAATAAAATATATTTTTTTCATGTTTTTACTTTTTGTGAATCAGATTTGAAGATTTAAAAACTTGCGTTAATTCCAAATGCAATACTTCTGGCTTTAGGATAAACATCGTATTGGTCCCTTCCGAATTCAATACCACCATAACTTAATTCAGGATCCAGTCCACTGTATCCGGTAATGGTCAGAAGGTTTGTCCCTGCCACATAGACTCTTAAATTTTTCAGATACTTGGAATTTCCAGTTTTGAAATTGTAGCCAATATTGACATTGTCAAGTTTTAGGAAAGTGCCATCTTCCAGATAATAATCGCTTACAATCGGCGAACTGGTAAGACCCTTGTCATACTCTGTTAATGCTTCCTCCAATACATTCAATGTAGGAAGATCTGCAGGATTACTGAATACCATTCTGGTGACATTAAGTACATCAAATCCCACAACAGCCCGGACTGAAAAACTAGCATCAAAAGATCTACCTAATTTAAAATAATTGGACCAGCCAATGGTAAAATCAGGTTGTGCATTTCCGACTACTCTTCTCTCCGCTCTTGCCGGATCTCTGGTCACTCCACCTGCGGCAGTGTAAAAAAGAAATTTTCCATCTTCGGTTAGGCCTGCATATTCAGGGAGATAAAAGGTGCCCAATTCTAAACCTGGTTTAATGATTTGTGTATAGTTCTCACCACCTACCAGTCCGCGTCCGGAAACATACAGAGTTTTAATTTCGTTCAGATCATATTTATCATTTGCAAGCTCTGTGGTTTTTTGTTCGTTGGCACTGAACACCAGATTGGATCGCCAATCAAAATTTTTCATATCCACCACAAAGGTTTGAATGCTTGCTTCAATACCATTGTTTTTTATTTTTCCTGCATTTGCAAATATGTATCTGTTTTTATTTGGTGGAACTGGCAGCTCATAGTTATAGATCAAATCGCGTGTGGTCTTTTGATACACTTCAATGGATCCGCTGATTCGGTTTTTCAAGATGCCAAAATCCAAACCGATGTTTAATTCTACATTCTCTTCCCATTTTAAATCTGGATTTGGATTTACACCGCCAAGATTTTGAAATGAAATTACTTTATTTCCATTTTCCGGATTGATGGCTGTCCCGGCAGGAATAAAAAATATCTGATCCACATTCGTAGGAATATTTTGATTTCCTGCAATTCCATATCCTACCCGCAATTTAAGTTCTTCCAAAAAACCTACATCACTGAGGAATGATTCACGGACCAGATTCCAACCCACAGAGGCCGAAGGAAACCAGCCCCATTCATTGTTTTTGCCAAACTTAGACGAACCATCTCTTCTAATCGTCGCAGTAATAAAATATTTTTTGTCAAAATCATAAACTGCACGACCAAAAAAAGATGCGAGCAAAAATTCGTTCTTGTAGGAAGAAATACTTCCCGGTTCCAAATTCAACAACGCTCCAAGATTATAGGATTTTAAATAATCTGAAAGTGCTTCTTTTCCCTGGGCAGTAAATCCATCGTAACCATCTTTTTGGTAAGAATGTCCACCCAACAATTGAAGTTGGTGTTTTTGTGAAATATTGGTGGAATAATTTAATGTGGTTTCAATAATTTTTGACTGATAATTATTGTAAGATCTCTTGCCAAATCCTTTGGTGAAATTGGATGCAGCATAACTTGGTTCGTAATAAAAACTTTCATCGTCATCACGAATGTAGGCAAGGTTAACTGCAGCAGAAAGTCCCCTGAATATCTCTAAATCAGCTCTGAAATTTCCAAAAATCCTTTTCGCTTCACGTTCATTTTGAGTTTCCTTGATGATGGCCACTGGATTAAAATACTGGAAGGATCTGTCTGTCTCAAAATAACTACCATCCGTATTGTACACCGGATCTGTTGGGCTTCTTCTAAAAGCCTGATAAATTATATTGGTAGGTGAAATTCCTCCTCCGTAATTAACATAATTATTGTTCTCTACCGTTCCGGAAAGTCTTGCCTGAACAGTAAGTTTGTCCTGAAGACCTTTTTGGGTAAAATTCAATCGGCCTATACTTCTTTGCTTGGCAGATCCAAGAAGCAATCCATCAATATTTAAATGCGAAATGGATGCTCTATAATTTGAATTAGCATCTGAGCTGGAGAAGGACAGCGTCTGGTCATGCAGCAAACCTGTGCGGTATATTTCGTCCAACCAATCCACGTTTGCACCATTATCAATGAATGTTCTGCCGGTCTTTGCTGCAAAATCTCTGATTTGATCCCCAGTAAGAAAATCCAGTCTTCTTGCTGTCTGGTCCACGGATACCTGGCCATTATATTCTATTTGGTTGATGCGATCTTTTGATTTGGAAAGTCCTGCATTTTTGGTGGTGATGATGATGACACCATTGGAACCTCTTGCCCCATATATGGCTGTGGAAGAGGCATCCTTTAAGACGTTATAGGATTCAATGTCATTTGGGGAGATGGTCGTAGGGTCAACACCCGGCACTCCGTCCACTACAAACAACGGGCCTGTTCCACTGGTAAAACCGGAGGCGCCCCTGATGTTTACAGAAAAACCACCATTAGGATCTCCGCCTTGTTTCGAAATGGTAACACCTGCTGCCTTTCCCTGTAAAGCTTGCACAGGATCCTGAAGACTACCAACATTGAGCTCATCCGCCTTAACCATAGAAACCGCCCCAGTCTTGTCCGTTTTCTTCTGAGTACCATAACCGATAAGAATTACCTCATCCAATAATAATCCTGGTTTTAACTGAATGAGATAGTTGTTTTCTACCCCAATGCTTTGAATCAAAGTGGTATATCCTGTAAAAGTGATGACAAGGTTTTGCGCACCATCCGAAAGACTAATGCTGAAATTGCCATCTGCATCTGTTACGGTACCAATGGTCGTATTTTGCACTTGAACTGCCGCCCCAATAATTGGTTCTGAGGTAGTGGCATCCTGGACCTTTCCGGTGATGATCCTTTGTGAAAATAGACTTACCCCTGCTATCAGGGTAAAAACCAGTAACAAAGTAATCTTAAAGTATCGCTTATTCATGGATGAGTTGAAATTAGGTTTTGTTTGAACTGGCAAACTTAATATCTTATTAACAATTCTACCGGATTTTGTTTATTCTGCCATTATTATTTTTTCTGATATAGTATATTTTATAAGATTTTCTATGTGTTGGCCAAAAAAACTGGCAATTATTTTTATATGGCATGATTCAGGATTATGGAAAATCTTTAAAAATTGCCGCGTTAAAGTAAGAAATCAATGCGCACAAGCATTAATATATGGGCGGTCAACATTGTTTGAACGTACATATTCTGTATATCGACCAACAGAAATGACAAAAAGAAGATGCCAATGTCTTTTATTTCAAATTTATTGTATGTGACATATATTTTGAAATTCAATAAATTTTCAAAATATATGTTGGTTTAGTATAAAGTTATTTTAGAGTGACTATAGTTTAGGGTATTCTTGAATACTTAAACATTGTCATCATTTTGGACATTTAAAAAGCCCCCCAAAAATATGGGAGGCTTTTTAGACTATCTGAATAGAGCATGAGAATAAACAAATTAACTATCAGGATTTCATAGTGTCAAAAACAATACACATTTTAAAGATCGAATGGGTAAACAATGATTAAAGTTTAATCAGTTTAATTATTTTCGAATGGCCTATTCCATTTCTAAAGTCAAGTATGTAAACTCCTTGTTTGAGATCAGCAACTTCAATTTTTTGTTCGAGGTTAGGTGGAATGTTTATTGTCCTGATCAATTGTCCGTTCAAGTTTATAATGTTTAATCTAGTTTGATCATTGGTCCATTTTTCGTAAATTTGGATGAATAATTCATCGTTTACCGGATTAGGTCTGATTCTTATATCCATTTCAGAGTTTTTAGGATCAATTCCACTGTTGATACAACCCCAGTTCTTCACAAATCCATCTCCTGCGGAAATTAGTTCACATGTTTTGGTTCCACATGAATCATAGGATGCCAGCGCCCTTACCAATTGATTTAAATGAGCGGTACTGTTCCAATCCAGAGAATCCCATTCTGCCACCCCTGACATCGTCTTCATTCCTGCTTCCATAAAATTTCCGGCCACATAAAGTTTTTGATCATAATCTCTCAAATCATAAATTCCTTCGGTGCTCTTGTTGAAATCACCACCATTGAGAGCAGACCAATTTGTGCCATTCCATTGGGCGATGTGTTTAGTATTGTTGATGCCATTCGCATTTTCAAATCTACCGCCAACCATTAATTTTCCGTTAAACTCTTTTAATGTGGTCACGCCCTGCCCTTTGTTTAGGGGATCAAGATTAACCCCATTCAAAAGATTGCTCCAGTTGGTTCCA
Coding sequences:
- a CDS encoding RagB/SusD family nutrient uptake outer membrane protein, whose amino-acid sequence is MKKIYFISALIFSLSCTKLDEKIFDKIPESEFPENEEQAALNIIPTYKELADLIDDAGWWFWAQEVTSDEIVFPVRLTDWEDGGKWRVLHTHEWNNNVDAVNSMWSQMYDGVFEANKAIDELIPFQAAEAAKVNIAKLKTLRAFYLYLLMDNYGDVPLVTSFFTADPQPKKNKRAEIFDFLIKDLKESLPYLQVNTKKFAVSKGLAYAIMAKLYLNAEIYTGTQKWAEAESYCDSIIQLGIYNLEAKPLLPFVKNNENSIENIFTIPFDSKSLKGFRLHMRTLHYLMNQTFDMLVGPWNGCAAVEDHYNTFTNDDLRKQGFIVGPQFTSTGQPLFDETAGKPLVINPKIPALIMDGSYTFEQIRMSGARIGKFEIAAGTDENLDNDFPLFRYADILLMGAEAKIRQGKNGDNLVNQVRQRAGVSAWTGTTLDMILAERGREMFAEGHRRQDLIRFKKFNNAWWAKPASAPERNLFPIPQWAIDANPNLGL
- a CDS encoding SusC/RagA family TonB-linked outer membrane protein, with the translated sequence MNKRYFKITLLLVFTLIAGVSLFSQRIITGKVQDATTSEPIIGAAVQVQNTTIGTVTDADGNFSISLSDGAQNLVITFTGYTTLIQSIGVENNYLIQLKPGLLLDEVILIGYGTQKKTDKTGAVSMVKADELNVGSLQDPVQALQGKAAGVTISKQGGDPNGGFSVNIRGASGFTSGTGPLFVVDGVPGVDPTTISPNDIESYNVLKDASSTAIYGARGSNGVIIITTKNAGLSKSKDRINQIEYNGQVSVDQTARRLDFLTGDQIRDFAAKTGRTFIDNGANVDWLDEIYRTGLLHDQTLSFSSSDANSNYRASISHLNIDGLLLGSAKQRSIGRLNFTQKGLQDKLTVQARLSGTVENNNYVNYGGGISPTNIIYQAFRRSPTDPVYNTDGSYFETDRSFQYFNPVAIIKETQNEREAKRIFGNFRADLEIFRGLSAAVNLAYIRDDDESFYYEPSYAASNFTKGFGKRSYNNYQSKIIETTLNYSTNISQKHQLQLLGGHSYQKDGYDGFTAQGKEALSDYLKSYNLGALLNLEPGSISSYKNEFLLASFFGRAVYDFDKKYFITATIRRDGSSKFGKNNEWGWFPSASVGWNLVRESFLSDVGFLEELKLRVGYGIAGNQNIPTNVDQIFFIPAGTAINPENGNKVISFQNLGGVNPNPDLKWEENVELNIGLDFGILKNRISGSIEVYQKTTRDLIYNYELPVPPNKNRYIFANAGKIKNNGIEASIQTFVVDMKNFDWRSNLVFSANEQKTTELANDKYDLNEIKTLYVSGRGLVGGENYTQIIKPGLELGTFYLPEYAGLTEDGKFLFYTAAGGVTRDPARAERRVVGNAQPDFTIGWSNYFKLGRSFDASFSVRAVVGFDVLNVTRMVFSNPADLPTLNVLEEALTEYDKGLTSSPIVSDYYLEDGTFLKLDNVNIGYNFKTGNSKYLKNLRVYVAGTNLLTITGYSGLDPELSYGGIEFGRDQYDVYPKARSIAFGINASF
- a CDS encoding SusF/SusE family outer membrane protein, with translation MSKENFLNFCSKYLLLTMVASLSFWMTGCSDDDDTGGGGTVVEDGLYVKGAGTGFADFSTKALFKVTKNEVLQEDRTNLLELYIPVKAGADGFNIVSVSGTTRKTYGPGADFKIVETAALDVDEPKDGLWKGNLVESTTPFTVPEDGLYHVIVDLGVNKVAIARVKYGLIGGATPGGWSTNTPMNTTFNLTKMEFEATDVLMLKNDWKFRYSNGWKINIDTEFDLGGGKKGIKANSNLGGTVAALTAGGANIANTVYGLYKFTLTYEVGKGFTATQTKTGDGPPLAEYPEKLYMIGDAVGGWDWATIDLPMVPVHSHPELFWKIVRMEGTGGFKFAPGREWKGDFGVKGTATNGVYGKGTDNVSAPTAPGNYLVVVNLKDETIEVIDAAVYLIGDCVGGYDAAKPENKFTSGTDVTITKALSAGDLRIHVASPTLKCDWWQAELMVLNGKIEFRGTGNDQARVNVAAGSHTITLNFKDGTGSVQ